Within the Flammeovirga agarivorans genome, the region GGCGATTGCCGCGACGTAGAACCACTCGTTGAGTGAGAGGCCCCAGAAGAGCCTCGCTACACCATCGGCCCCAGCGACCCCCGCAATGGGAGCCGCCTTGATAACTTCGTTGTTGAAGTCTAGGGACAACATGTTACCTCCTTATGGACCAATAACC harbors:
- a CDS encoding phage holin family protein, whose product is MLSLDFNNEVIKAAPIAGVAGADGVARLFWGLSLNEWFYVAAIAYTVVQIGAKVVDKIIDWKKANKE